The proteins below come from a single Funiculus sociatus GB2-C1 genomic window:
- a CDS encoding DUF2382 domain-containing protein — MVLYKLEDFDTNYQDTFGGDDIKGFDVYSSIDDDKIGSVKNIMVDEEGNFRYLVVDTGFWVFGKKVLLPVGRSRIDYDDRRVYAVGLTKEQAEALPEFGDDLKVDYDYEEQVRGVYRGSSVEPNVETTAPINTTTPLDASAAMGAPPIAPMPYAAPMTGNIPATPTTAAYDRDSYNYQQDAHLYNMNEQDHQTLKLYEERLVANKKRVKTAEVAVGKHVETETARVSVPIEKERVVVERVTPADAGRAVAPGEATFRQGEVAHMEIYEETPDIHKEAFVREEVRIHKEVEHDTVTAQEQLRREELDVDSGSLPVDDTNVRRDRI; from the coding sequence ATGGTTCTTTACAAGCTCGAAGACTTTGATACAAACTATCAGGACACTTTTGGCGGCGATGACATCAAAGGATTTGATGTTTATTCATCCATAGATGATGACAAGATTGGCAGTGTCAAAAACATCATGGTGGATGAAGAAGGGAATTTTCGATATCTGGTTGTAGATACAGGCTTCTGGGTTTTTGGCAAGAAAGTATTGCTACCAGTTGGCCGTTCTCGCATCGACTATGATGATCGCCGTGTCTATGCTGTAGGACTGACGAAAGAGCAAGCAGAGGCTTTACCTGAGTTCGGCGATGACCTGAAGGTTGATTACGATTATGAAGAGCAGGTGAGAGGAGTTTATCGCGGATCATCTGTAGAGCCAAATGTGGAAACAACGGCACCGATAAACACAACAACTCCTTTGGATGCTTCGGCTGCAATGGGCGCACCACCGATAGCTCCTATGCCCTATGCGGCTCCGATGACAGGGAATATCCCTGCTACGCCTACCACTGCTGCTTACGATCGCGATAGCTACAACTATCAGCAAGATGCACATTTGTACAATATGAATGAGCAGGATCATCAAACTCTCAAACTGTACGAAGAGCGGCTGGTTGCAAATAAAAAGCGCGTTAAGACCGCAGAAGTGGCGGTTGGTAAGCACGTTGAAACCGAAACTGCAAGAGTTTCCGTACCCATTGAGAAAGAGCGAGTAGTTGTTGAGCGCGTAACTCCAGCAGACGCTGGAAGGGCAGTTGCTCCTGGCGAGGCTACTTTCCGTCAAGGCGAAGTCGCACACATGGAAATTTACGAGGAGACTCCTGACATTCACAAGGAAGCCTTTGTGCGTGAGGAAGTCAGAATCCACAAAGAAGTCGAACACGACACTGTTACCGCTCAAGAACAGCTGCGTCGTGAAGAGTTAGATGTAGATTCCGGAAGTCTTCCGGTAGATGATACAAACGTCAGACGCGATCGCATCTAA